CCTCTGCTTCATGCCCAGCTGTGCAGCCTGTGAGTTCGGGGCAGACCCTGCCCAGCCCTTTGCCTGCCCCACAACCCAGCCAGCCCGTGACACTGCCTGGCCCCGTGCAGAGTGTGgcaccccagcagctcctggcccccGCCACCCCCACCACCCAGTCTGTGTCACCACAGATCCAGCCAGTGCCGGTAAGCCCAGGGCCAGAACTGGGGGGTCCCCATGGCCCCCACAGCCCCACTGACCCCCCACTGCCCCTCAGGTTCTCCTGCAACCCCATTTCATCAAGGCTGACTCCCTGCTGCTAACGGCCGTCAAGACAGACGCCAGCAGTGCCAAGACTTCCACCATCGCCTCCCTGGCcaccagtgccagcagctctgccaccccGCTCCAGGTGCCGGTAGGTGccactgcagggagctgcaagTTGGGGAGATGCTTCTGCACGGTCGCTGACCCCACCCTACTCTCCTGCAGGCGCTGGTGAGTGGAGGGACCATCCTGGCCACGGTTCCACTGGTGGTGGACGCAGAGAAGCTGCCCATCAACCGGCTGGCACCCAGCGGGAAGCCAGCCCTGGTGCAGAGCCGGGGCGAGAAGCGCACGGCCCACAACGCCATCGAGAAGCGCTACCGCTCCTCCATCAACGACAAGATCGTGGAGCTCAAGGACCTGGTGGTGGGCACTGAGGCCAAGGTGGGAGCAGGGGGtggtgggacagggatgggcaaTGGGGGGGATTTTCCCAGTATTTGGGCTGAACTGTCCTTGCCTGCTGGCAGCTCAACAAGTCGGCGATCCTGAGGAAGGCTATTGAGTACATCcgcttcctgcagcagagcaacCAGAAGCTGAAGCAGGAGAACCTCGCCCTGAAGATGGCCATGCAGAAGAAGCGTGAGTGGAAGGGCAGCTTTTGGGGTGGGAGGATCAGTTCCATGCCCCCAGCAGCCATCAGCttcttctgcttcctgcagagCCCACGAAGGACCTGGGGACCCACTACAGCCAGGGAGCCAAGGCAGAGGCCCCCATGGAGGTGGTGAAGGCAGAGGTGATGGAGATGCTGACACCACCACCCTCTGACGTGGGCTCGCCATCCCACAGCAGCCCACTGTCACTCAGCGGtggcagcagcaacaacagcagTGACTCAGAGCCTGACAGTCCCCTCTGTGCCCATGGCAAGGtgagggagggctggggggcaTCTCCCTGCCCTGAGTGGGGCAAGGGATCTGCTGCTTCATGTAGGAGGTGATAAGGGCACAGTGTACCGGATGGGGAAAGAGCTGACAGACCTGGTCTTGTTCTCTGAGACTGCTCCTCACATGATTTGGGTGGCAGTGGAGTCAGTTTTGTTCTACCCTAAAATGTGCTCTGTGCCCCATGCCTATACCCTGAAATCCACGCCCCTCTATTCCAGCCTGGGCCTCATCACTGTGCCCCGTACCCCATGCCCTATATCCCATGCCTGTGCCCACCACCCCACATCCATGCCCATGTCCCAggctcacagcagctctgcccatgcAGGTGAAGCAGGAGCGCCCGCCGCCCTCgcccagcagccagggaatgCTGGACCGCTCCCGCATGGCCCTCTGCACCTTTGtcttcctctgcctctccttcAACCCCCTGGCCTCCCTCCTCCGGGGTTCTGGGTCCACAGCCCCCCTGGGGAGCCAGGACACCGCTGGTCCCGGCAGGAGCATCATGGCTGAGTCTGGCACTTTGGGTAAGCTCTGGTGTGGGGGCCATTGGGATGGAGATTGTTGGGATTGGTGTGGAATggaggctgtgaaggtgggccTGGGCTAGAGGCTGTTGAGGTGAAGACCACCAAGGTGCAGGGTGTTGGGGTGGGTGTATGGTAGGAGCTCCCTGGCTGTTTGGTTCAGCATGAAGTAAGGACTGTTGGGATGGGGGTGTCAGAAAGATGACCATCACAGTGGAGGTAATCACCCCATGGTAGACATGGGATGAAGGCCATCAGGGGGGGGTCTCGGGATAGGTTTGAGATGGGAGATGATTGGGGTGGACATGGAGCAGAGGCCATTgggtggatgctgctgggatgggcacagggtgAAGGCCACCAGAATGGATATCATGGGGGGTGTGTGAGGCAGAGACCATTGGGGTGGAACCTGTTGGGGTGGACATGATTGGGTGGAGGCTCTGTGGTGGACATGAGGTGAAGGCCACTGGATGGAGACCCCGgggtgggcacagagcagcattGGTGGAGCGTTGCTGACCCATCCCTGCGCAGAGGACCCATGGGGGTGGACGCAGTGGCTGTGGCCCACACTGGCCTTCTGGGCACTGAACGTGGCGCTGGTGCTGGGCGCGGTGGTGCGGCTCTTCGTCTGCGGGGAGCCCGTCACTCGCCCCCACTCCGAGCCCTCCATTCTCTTCTGGCGGCACCGCCGGCAGGCCGACCTCGACCTGGACCGGGTATGTCCCACCGTGCACGACGTCCCCTGCCCCACCTGCCCTGTCCCCTTATCCTGTCCACACTGACACCGTCTCTCTGGGGTGCAGGGAGACTTCgcacagggagcccagcacCTGCGGACGGCGCTCGGGGCGCTGGGGCGGCCGCTGCCGGCGTCCCACGGGGACCTGGCCTGCAGCCTGCTCTGGACACTCCTGCGCCACCTGCTCCAGCGCCTCTGGGTGGGTCGCTGGCTGGCTGCCCGTGCTGGGGGGCTGCGCCCGGACCCCCCACCCCCTGCCCACGTCCGCCAGAGTGCCCGCGACGCTGCCATGGCTTATCACCGCCTGCACCAGCTCCACCTCGCCGGTACGGCCCCGCACCGTGGGGTCTGAGGGTCAGGACCCCTCTGCCCCGCGTGTCCCTGCAAACCCTGACCCCATGCCTGAGCCTTCTGTCCCCATTCCTATAGGGAAGCAGGCTGGGGGACATCTGCTAGCCATCAACCTGGCACTGAGTGCTGTCAACTTGGCTGAGTGTGCCGGTGACGCCATCTCCGTGGCAGCGCTGGCTGAGATCTACGTGGCTGCTGCCCTGCGGATCAAGGCCAGCCTGCACCGCTGCTTCCACTTCCTGGCGGTGAGTGTGGGGCACTGgggtgtcccctgtgtcccatGGGACCGGGGTCTCGGGTCCTTCCTGaccccctgctctccccacagcgcCCCTTCCTCTGCAGTGCCCGGCGTGTGGCCCTGTCCCACGGTGGGGCCGTGCCCCCTGCCATGCAGTGGCTCTGCCACCCCTTGGGACACCGCTTCTTTGTTGACGGGGACTGGGCAGTCAAAGGTGTCCCCAGGGAAACCATCTACAGCTCTGCCGGTAACCCAGGTAACCCCatgctcccagcccctgcacctctcattttttggggggtgtggTGTACCTGCTGACCCTATCTCTGTGCCCCAGTGGACCCGCTGGCACAGGTGACCCAGCTCTTCCGTGAGCACCTCCTGGAGAAGGCGCTGTGCTGTGTGGCCGTGCCCGAGTCCAGCCGTCCCACTGCCCAGGGAGAGGGGTGAGTACTGGGGTAGGCACCTTCGACCCGTGCCTGGCGTGGGGCCAGCCCCCTCACAGCCCCTTTCCACAGGCGGTTCTCTGATGCCCTCGAGTACCTCCAGCTGCTCAATGGCTGCTCAGATGTCAGTGGCACACCTGGCCCCATGCCCTCCATCACCTCCGGCTTGGCGGCTGTCACAGGTGAGGCTGGCGTGTTCCCCATTGGGATCACTTCATGTGGAGGGCCATGGAAGTGGAAACACCCTGCTCCTGTGGCCCTCCCACCCCGCAGGCACCGACCCCGTGTCCAAGTGGTGGGCATCCTTCATTGGCATCGTTATCCACTGGCTACAGGGGGATGAGGAGGGGGCTGAGCGCCTCTACCCGCTGGTGGAGACCATGCCTCgggcactgcagagctctgagtgagtgctggggacatcggggacaaGGGCGGTACCTCACTGCATGTCTCCCCCCTCACTTGGCCTGGCATGGCCTCTCTGAACACACCTGAAGCACCTGGTGTGTGTTGAGGAAGGGCACAGCGAGGGGTCTGCAGTGACCATGTCCCCTCCACCTTGCAGGAAGCCCCTTCCCCGTGCTGCCCTGCACTCTTTCCGAGCTGTCCGTGCCTTGCTGAGCAAACAGGATGGGAGCCAGGCCACCCTAAGCCACTGTGAGAaggccagcagctgcctgcgcgagagcctggagctgggcagcCCCTCCAAAGGCACCATCGACAaggtga
The Cinclus cinclus chromosome 16, bCinCin1.1, whole genome shotgun sequence DNA segment above includes these coding regions:
- the SREBF1 gene encoding sterol regulatory element-binding protein 1, translating into MSALAFDDAALEGLAPSLGLSGASDIDTALLSDIDDMLQLINTPDNDFSGLFDSPFSAPDSAVPPGLPSTPGTLNTFLGPSKPPPAAPTGSTYGGPPGMATFTPPPPAPLLPAPSLGVKEEPSVVPSSQPQPGVMLAPSFVPASPSPFSPQPLVGYQNQHSFSAVQPVSSGQTLPSPLPAPQPSQPVTLPGPVQSVAPQQLLAPATPTTQSVSPQIQPVPVLLQPHFIKADSLLLTAVKTDASSAKTSTIASLATSASSSATPLQVPALVSGGTILATVPLVVDAEKLPINRLAPSGKPALVQSRGEKRTAHNAIEKRYRSSINDKIVELKDLVVGTEAKLNKSAILRKAIEYIRFLQQSNQKLKQENLALKMAMQKKQPTKDLGTHYSQGAKAEAPMEVVKAEVMEMLTPPPSDVGSPSHSSPLSLSGGSSNNSSDSEPDSPLCAHGKVKQERPPPSPSSQGMLDRSRMALCTFVFLCLSFNPLASLLRGSGSTAPLGSQDTAGPGRSIMAESGTLEDPWGWTQWLWPTLAFWALNVALVLGAVVRLFVCGEPVTRPHSEPSILFWRHRRQADLDLDRGDFAQGAQHLRTALGALGRPLPASHGDLACSLLWTLLRHLLQRLWVGRWLAARAGGLRPDPPPPAHVRQSARDAAMAYHRLHQLHLAGKQAGGHLLAINLALSAVNLAECAGDAISVAALAEIYVAAALRIKASLHRCFHFLARPFLCSARRVALSHGGAVPPAMQWLCHPLGHRFFVDGDWAVKGVPRETIYSSAGNPVDPLAQVTQLFREHLLEKALCCVAVPESSRPTAQGEGRFSDALEYLQLLNGCSDVSGTPGPMPSITSGLAAVTGTDPVSKWWASFIGIVIHWLQGDEEGAERLYPLVETMPRALQSSEKPLPRAALHSFRAVRALLSKQDGSQATLSHCEKASSCLRESLELGSPSKGTIDKAVQLLLCDLLLVTRTNLWQQQMGASQQRSCLYQASALELRGFQQDLSSLRRLAQTLRPAMRRVFLHEATARLMARASPTRTHQLLDRSLRRRGVQGSKTAGEPESHPTPREHAEALLLACCYLPPSFLAGPGQRVGMLAEAARTLDKLGDRRTLHDCQQMIIKLGSGTTVTSG